The sequence GCTGCGGAGTGTCAACGAAGGAGCGTCTTGCTATACTCGAAGGGCCCTGATTCTGAAGGAGATGCCCGATGCGGCGATGGCTGGCGTGGACGGCCGCGGTCCTGCTGGGGGGGTGCGCGGCGCCCTCGACGGAGGTGCTGACCGCGACCCAGCCCCAGGGCGGGCCGGCCATGGTCTTCCAGAAGCCCATCGAGATCGTCTTCCCGGCGGCCGTCCGGGTGGTCAACCTCGGAGGCGAGAAGATCAGCGAGGCCAGCCAGGAGAGGGGACGCATCGTCCTCGCCGGCATCCGGCCCATCGGAGCCATCTTCTTCCAGCGCCTGCCGAACGGGCGCACCCGCGTGGAGCTCTCCCCGGGCCTGGCCCCCGGGTTCCTCGGTGGCCTCTTCACCGGACCCGACGGCTTCTTCACATCGCTGCGGGAGCAGATCGTGGTCTACGAGAAGAAGGACGCCGCCGAGCGGGAGCGGCGGCGCGAGTCCGAGGCGCAGGACAATTCCCCGCCGCCGCTCGAACCCGCCGGAACCCGCGGCGGATACTGAATCACTACAGCCCCCGGATGCGCCCGCCGTCCACGACGACGGTGGTGCCGGAGATATAGCTCCCCTCGGGCGACGCCAGGAAGGCTACCACCCGGCCGAACTCCTCGGGCTCCCCCAGGCGCTTGAGCGGGATGCCCGCCGCCGTCTGCTGGAGGAGCGACTCAACCGTCACGCCCTCCCGCTTCGCCCGGGCCGTCCGCGTCTCCATGACCCGGTCGGTGCGGATGGTTCCGGGCGCCACGACGTTCACCAGGATGTTCTCCGGGGCGAGCTCCCTGGAGAGGGACTTCGACAGGCCAGCGACCGCCGGCCGGAGCACGTTGGACAGCACCATGTCGTCGAGGGGCTCGCGGACCGAGCTCGACCCGAGGAACACGATGCGCCCCCCGCCGCGCCCCTTCATGAAGGGGAGGGCCTCCCGCACCAGGCGGACCGCGCTCATCAGGGTGAGGTCGACGGCGTGCCGCCAATCCTCGTCCGAGAAAAGAGCGAAGCCGCCCCCAGGCGGGCCTCCGGCGTTGCACACCAGCACGTCGATCCCGCCGAAGCGCCGCCCCGCTCCCTGCACGAACCTCTGAACGCCCTCGGCCCCCGCCATGTCGGCCGCGCAGGACCACGCCTCGACCCCGGCCTCCTCGGAAATGGCGCGGGCCGCCTCGGCCGCCTCCTCCTCGCGCCGGCCGCAGATGGCCACGCGGGCGCCCCGCAGGGCGATGGCGCGCGCCGAGGCGCGGCCCAGCCCGCGGCTCGCCGCGGCGACAACGGCCACCTTCCCCTCCATGTCCCTCGGCGGCATTCCCGCCCCTCTATTCCGAGGAGGTTTCGGCGAAGTGGCGCATCACGTCCGTCTCGGTGATGAGCCCCACCAGCTCGCCGTCCTTGTCCACGACGGGCAGGCACCCGATCTTGTCTTCGAGCATCCGCTTGGCCGCGTGGACCACGGACTCGTTCGGGTCGGCGCACCGCACGTTCTTGGTCATCACCTTCGCCACGTCCACCGCCTGGAGGAACTCCTGGGCCTCGCGGCGGGAGTAGTCGCCGAGGGAGGAGAGCCTCGCGCGCAGCAAATCCCGCTGGCTGACGACGCCGACGACGCGGCCCCCCTTCGTGATCGGGATGTGCCGGATGTTCCCGTTCGTCATGATCTCGTCCACCAGGTCCAGCGTCTCGTCCAGGCTGATGGTGACGACGTTGGTGGTCATGATATCGCGCACTCGGGTCATGAATGGCCCCTCTTGGCGGCGCTACCGGCTCTCCCGCCGCGGGATCAAGACGAGAAAGGCGGGCACCGGCCTGCCGGGAACCCCACCCGTGAAACCGCCGGCCTGGACCAGGAGCTGCGAGCTCGATCCGCCGTCCAGGTTCATGGCCTCGGCCACCCCGAGCCCCCCCTGGGCCTCCGGCCGCGCCAGGAACGACTGAAGCTCGCACCAGGAGAGGCCCCGCCCCTCCGTCTCGCTCGCCAGGAGGAGCAGGCGGCCGTCCGGCTCGAAGGCCAGCACCGTCCGCCGCGCCGTCCGCCAGTACTCCCGGTAGCGCTCGATGCCCGGGACGGGGCGCCCCTCCCGCACGAGATAGGGGCCGGCCTGGAACGCCTCCCGCATCCCCTCGGGCTCGAAGGCCTCCCGAGAGGCGATGCCCAGCGCTCCGCCCTCCCGGACGAAGAAGATGGCCCCCAGGTGGAGCGCCTCCCCCCTCCCCCGGAAGAGGATGCGCCGGTTGTACACCTTCCCACCGGAGAGGAAGAAGCCCAGCGGGCGGCCATTCTCGTCGAAATAGCCGGCGTTCACCACGACCGCCGCCCCCGTGAGCCTCGCCACCTCCGCGGCGCTCTCCCCGGCCGGGCCCGCCTTGGGATTCCACCTAAGCTCGGCGCGGAACCGCCCGGGCTCCACCCGCACCGCCGAGAGCCGGGCGATGGAGTCGTCCTCGAAGCGCATCGCGATGCCCCGCGCCTCCAGGCCGGGACGCAGGACGCGCCACCCGCCCTCCCCGGACAGGCGGCCCGTGAAGAGGCAGTCGTCCTCGAAGGCGGCGAAGCCAGGAGTCGCCGCCGCCAGGAGAAGCGGCAGCGCGATCGCCCAGCGTTTCATGGCGCCCCCACCGGACCTCCGGCGCTAGAAACCGGCGGCGCAGCCGTCCCGCCGGTGATCGGACCCCGCCATGTAGACGCCGCCCGGCAGGCGCACGATGCCCTGCCCCCCGCCGAAGCCCTCGTAGCCGCCGGCCCGCTCCACCTCGTGGCCGCGGCGGCGCAGCTCGTCCAGGACGGCGTCCGGCACGCCGCCCTCGACGGCCACCTTCCGCCCGCCCAGCACGCGGAAGCGGGGCGCGTCGAGGGCCTCCTGGATGTCCATCCCGAAGTCCAGCATGTTCGAGAGCACCTGGACGTGGCCCTGCGGCTGCATGTCCCCGCCCATGACCCCGTAGCTCATCCAGGGCTCCCCGCCGCGCATGACGAAGCCGGGGATGATGGTGTGGAAGGGCCGCTTGCCTGGCGCGATGCAGTTGGGGTGCCCTTCCTCCAGGACGAAGCCCCAGCCCCGGTCCTGAAGCACGATGCCCGTCTCCCCTCCCGTGATGCCCGAGCCGAAGTGGGCGAACAGGCTGTTGATGAACGAGCACATGTTGCCCTCGGCGTCGGCCGTGGTGAGGTAGATGGTGTCGCTCCAGCCGTGGGGCGCGCCGGGCGCGGGGTCGCCCGCCCGGCCGGGGTCGATGAGCTTGCGCCGTTCCCTGGCGTAGCCCTTGGACAGGAGGCCCTGGACGGGCACCTCGGCCATCTCCGGGTCGGCGATGTAGCGGCTCCGGTCGGCGAAGGCCAGCTTCATCGCCTCGATCATCAGGTGGAGGTGATCCGCCGAGCCGTAGCTGAACTCGCCGACGGGATCGCCCTGGATCATGTTCAGGCACAGCAGCGCCGCCAGGCCCTGGCCGTTCGGCGGGATCTCGCAGAGCTCGTGGCCGCGGTAGCTCGTGCGGATGGGCTCGACCCAGGCGCAGCGCGTGGCGGCGAAGTCATCGAGCTCGAAGAGGCCTCCCAACTCCTTCGTGTAGCGGACGATCTCCTTCGCGATGGGGCCCTCGTAGAAGACCTCGCGGCCCCCGTCCCCGATCGCCCGCAGGGAGGCCGCGAGCTTGGGGTTGCGGAAGACCTCCCCCGCCCGGGGGGCCCGCCCCGCCGGGAGGTAGAGCTTGGCGGAGTGCGCGCACTTCGCGAGCTTGGCCTCCTGGTTCCGCCAGGCGTTCGCGATGATGGGCGAGAGGGGGTAGCCCTTCTCCGCGTAGTGGATGGCCGGGGCGAGGAGCCGCCTGAGAGGCATCTTGCCGCTTCCGCAGCGCTCGAGCGCCGCGCACCAGCCGTCCACGGCGCCCGGGACGGTGGCCGAGAAGACCCCGACGTCGGGCATCCTCTGGAACCCCGCCTCGCGGTAGCGGGCCAGGGTGGCCGCCCTGGGCGCCCGGCCGCTGCCGTTCAGGCCGAAGAGCTTCCGGTCCCTGGCGCTCCAGTAAAGCATGAACATGTCGCCGCCGGCGCCGGTGGACTGCGGCTCCACCACGTTCAGGGCGGCGGCCGTGGCGATGGCGGCGTCCACCGCGTTCCCGCCGTCCCGGAGGACCTGGAGCCCCGCCCCCGCCGCGAGCGGCTGGCTGGTGGCCACCACCCCGCCCTGCGCGAAGACCGGCGAGCGGCCCACCCGAAGCGAAGCGACCGCGGTGCGTTCCCGCATCCTTTCCTCCTTTGGGCCGCCCAGTGGCGGGGATGCCCCCCGTCCGGGCTTCAATCCTCGATAGGAACCGGCTCCGCCGCCCCCGCCAGGAACACCGACCGGCGGGCCCGCCCGCCCGGCGGGTCCGCCACGGCGCCCGGCCCCACGATGCACGCGTCCAGCCGCGCGCCCGGGGCCACCCGGGCCCCGGGGAACAGCACCGATCCCGACGCGCGCGCTTCCGCTTGCAGGGTAGCATCCCTCATCAGGACCGAGAAAGGCCCGGCGGCCGACCCTCTCTCCAGCCGCGCCCCCGCAGAGATCAGCGCGGGAGGCTCGACCCGCCCCCCGTCCCATCCGCCGCCCGGCCCCGCCGCCAGCACGTGGTCCTCCTCCGGCCACGGGAACTCGGGCACGAAGCGGCCCGAGAGGAGGTCCCCCTGCGCCTCCAGGTAGCGCGCGGGCGTCCCCAAGTCGGCCCAGTAGGCCGAGGAGAGGACAGCCCCGAGCGGGGCGCCCGATTCGAGGAGGGGAGGATAGATTTCTTCGGAGATCCCGCAGGGGCGCCCCGCGGGGATATGGTCCAGGAGGGCCGGGGAGAGGACGCTCAGGCCGGTGAACATCCCCTCCGTGACCCGGCCGTCCGGGGCGCCGGGGGCCTCGGCCCGCAGGAAGCGGCGGAGGCGGCCGGCCCCATCCGCCGCGAGCAGCCCGTAGCGGGCGGCGTCGGGGGAGGGCCGGAGGATGAGGGTGGCGAGGAAGCCGCCCCGCTCATGCCGGGCCAGGGCCTCTTCGAGATCGGCCCCGCATGGGGCGTCGGCGTTCAGGACGAAGAAGGGGGCTCCCGTCTCCCACAGGAAGCCCTCCGCGTTCTTGAGGCCCCCCGCCGTCCCCAGGATCTCGGGCTCGAAAAAATAGCGCGCCTCGAGGCCCAGGGGGCGCTCCCCCACCGCGGCCCGGATGGCCTCGGCCCCGTGGTGGAGGTTGATCCCCACCTCGCGGACCCCCGCCCGCTTGAGCTTGTGCAGCGCGAACCGGATGAGGGGGGTCCCCCCCAGCGGCCAGAGGGGCTTGGGGACGAGCTTCCCCAGGGGGCCCAGCCGGACGCCTCGCCCCGCCGCCAGGATGAACCCGCGCACTCCGCCCCGCCCGGCCATCTCCGCTCGCTTTTTATCGAAGGAAGCCCGCACGGGCGCAATGATGTCCCCCAGCCACCGACCATTCCGCGGCGGCGCACCCAGGAGGAACTACAGAAAAAAGCCGGTCTAGTCCTTGTCGGACCCGTTCTTGCGGCGCCGCAGGAAGTCCTCGATCTCGTCGGCGATTTCGTCGGCGACCTGCTCCCCCGGGGGGAGCTCCTCGGCCGCCTCGCCGGATGAATGCTCCTCCTCCTCTTCCGGCTCGTCCTCGGCTTCGGACCCTTCCATCTGGGAGACGTAGCGGGCGAGCTTGGGATCCTCGCGGATGGCCTCTTCCACCTGCCGGTCGAAGTTCGCCGCCGAGCGCTCCAGGTCGCCAAGGTCCAGGGGGATGCGGCACACCGCCCGCAGCCGGTCGAGCAGGGCGAAGGAGGCCTTCGGGTTGGGCAGAGCGGCGATGTAGTGCGGCACGCTGGCCCACAGGCTGACGGAGGCGAGCCTCTCCTCCTGCATGAGGCTGTGGAGGACCCCCACGATGCCGGTGGGGCCTTCGTAGCGGGAGAGCTCCATGCCCAGGTTGCGGACGAGGGAGGGGTCGGTGGCCAGGCAGGTGACGGGGACGGGCTCGGTGTGGGACTCCCCGGCCAGGAAGGCCCCCATGGTCACGACGAGCCGGACGCCGCACCGGTTCACGATGTCGAGGACGCTCCGACTGAAGCGCCTCCACTGCAGGTGCGGCTCGACCCCCACCCCCACCACGAAATCCCGCGGGAGGTGGCCCGCCCGGCAGACGAAAAAATCATTCGCGGGCCAGGAGATCTGCCGCTCCCCCTTCTCGTCGAGGCGCACGGTGGGCCGCTGGTCGGAGAACTGGAAGAAGTCGTCGGGCGGGATGGCGGCGAAACGCTCTCCGCCCAGGCGGTCCACCAGGTACCGGGCCGCGAGGGTGGCGGATTCGGCTGCGTCGTTCCACCCGGCGAAGGTCATGATCATGATGGGGTCGCGAAGCACGGAAGGATGCCGCAGGTAGACTGCGTCCATGGCCTCTCCTGTCAGAGGAGGCGGGAATCTCCTCGCCGGGATCATACCGCCTCACCGCGTCCGGCCTCAAGGTATTCTTTCCGGGAAAAAAGAACCGACAAAAATCCCCGCCCGGGCCGGTTTCCCCGGGCGGGGATTTCCACGGGGGCGGCGCCCCATGCCTTTGTCTGCCTACTTGCCCGCCTCCCGCACCGGCCGGCCCGGGGCCTGGGCCGCGCGGTCAGGCTCGAGGTACATACGCGTGCCGCCCACGATGAGGCCCTCGCCCTTGAAGGATTCGACCGAGGGGACGACGCTGATGCCCTTCTGGCTCCCGCCAACGAGCGCCGAGGAGCCATACCCCTGGCCGAACACGCCGGCGCCAAGCGTGGTCCCGTAGTAGTTCCCCTGGAGGGGGAACGCCTCGAGGGCGGCGCCGGTGCGGACGCCGAAGACGCCGAAGTACAGGGTCCTCTCTTCCCGCTGCCCCACGTCCACCCCCAAGAAGC comes from Candidatus Tectomicrobia bacterium and encodes:
- a CDS encoding SDR family oxidoreductase: MPPRDMEGKVAVVAAASRGLGRASARAIALRGARVAICGRREEEAAEAARAISEEAGVEAWSCAADMAGAEGVQRFVQGAGRRFGGIDVLVCNAGGPPGGGFALFSDEDWRHAVDLTLMSAVRLVREALPFMKGRGGGRIVFLGSSSVREPLDDMVLSNVLRPAVAGLSKSLSRELAPENILVNVVAPGTIRTDRVMETRTARAKREGVTVESLLQQTAAGIPLKRLGEPEEFGRVVAFLASPEGSYISGTTVVVDGGRIRGL
- a CDS encoding CBS domain-containing protein translates to MTRVRDIMTTNVVTISLDETLDLVDEIMTNGNIRHIPITKGGRVVGVVSQRDLLRARLSSLGDYSRREAQEFLQAVDVAKVMTKNVRCADPNESVVHAAKRMLEDKIGCLPVVDKDGELVGLITETDVMRHFAETSSE
- a CDS encoding phosphodiester glycosidase family protein, whose translation is MKRWAIALPLLLAAATPGFAAFEDDCLFTGRLSGEGGWRVLRPGLEARGIAMRFEDDSIARLSAVRVEPGRFRAELRWNPKAGPAGESAAEVARLTGAAVVVNAGYFDENGRPLGFFLSGGKVYNRRILFRGRGEALHLGAIFFVREGGALGIASREAFEPEGMREAFQAGPYLVREGRPVPGIERYREYWRTARRTVLAFEPDGRLLLLASETEGRGLSWCELQSFLARPEAQGGLGVAEAMNLDGGSSSQLLVQAGGFTGGVPGRPVPAFLVLIPRRESR
- the ggt gene encoding gamma-glutamyltransferase, which encodes MRERTAVASLRVGRSPVFAQGGVVATSQPLAAGAGLQVLRDGGNAVDAAIATAAALNVVEPQSTGAGGDMFMLYWSARDRKLFGLNGSGRAPRAATLARYREAGFQRMPDVGVFSATVPGAVDGWCAALERCGSGKMPLRRLLAPAIHYAEKGYPLSPIIANAWRNQEAKLAKCAHSAKLYLPAGRAPRAGEVFRNPKLAASLRAIGDGGREVFYEGPIAKEIVRYTKELGGLFELDDFAATRCAWVEPIRTSYRGHELCEIPPNGQGLAALLCLNMIQGDPVGEFSYGSADHLHLMIEAMKLAFADRSRYIADPEMAEVPVQGLLSKGYARERRKLIDPGRAGDPAPGAPHGWSDTIYLTTADAEGNMCSFINSLFAHFGSGITGGETGIVLQDRGWGFVLEEGHPNCIAPGKRPFHTIIPGFVMRGGEPWMSYGVMGGDMQPQGHVQVLSNMLDFGMDIQEALDAPRFRVLGGRKVAVEGGVPDAVLDELRRRGHEVERAGGYEGFGGGQGIVRLPGGVYMAGSDHRRDGCAAGF
- a CDS encoding NDP-sugar synthase, whose amino-acid sequence is MRGFILAAGRGVRLGPLGKLVPKPLWPLGGTPLIRFALHKLKRAGVREVGINLHHGAEAIRAAVGERPLGLEARYFFEPEILGTAGGLKNAEGFLWETGAPFFVLNADAPCGADLEEALARHERGGFLATLILRPSPDAARYGLLAADGAGRLRRFLRAEAPGAPDGRVTEGMFTGLSVLSPALLDHIPAGRPCGISEEIYPPLLESGAPLGAVLSSAYWADLGTPARYLEAQGDLLSGRFVPEFPWPEEDHVLAAGPGGGWDGGRVEPPALISAGARLERGSAAGPFSVLMRDATLQAEARASGSVLFPGARVAPGARLDACIVGPGAVADPPGGRARRSVFLAGAAEPVPIED
- a CDS encoding PAC2 family protein; the encoded protein is MDAVYLRHPSVLRDPIMIMTFAGWNDAAESATLAARYLVDRLGGERFAAIPPDDFFQFSDQRPTVRLDEKGERQISWPANDFFVCRAGHLPRDFVVGVGVEPHLQWRRFSRSVLDIVNRCGVRLVVTMGAFLAGESHTEPVPVTCLATDPSLVRNLGMELSRYEGPTGIVGVLHSLMQEERLASVSLWASVPHYIAALPNPKASFALLDRLRAVCRIPLDLGDLERSAANFDRQVEEAIREDPKLARYVSQMEGSEAEDEPEEEEEHSSGEAAEELPPGEQVADEIADEIEDFLRRRKNGSDKD
- a CDS encoding DUF992 domain-containing protein — translated: MNARNLMFACAMSFLLAAAGTGPASGAEPPKEENKTGVNLGKLTCKTKPGTQTKHFLQSSVSVDCTYQPNEGQPQKYGGEIGFLGVDVGQREERTLYFGVFGVRTGAALEAFPLQGNYYGTTLGAGVFGQGYGSSALVGGSQKGISVVPSVESFKGEGLIVGGTRMYLEPDRAAQAPGRPVREAGK